The Fictibacillus arsenicus genome contains a region encoding:
- the guaA gene encoding glutamine-hydrolyzing GMP synthase, which translates to MNDLHVMSEMIVVLDFGGQYNQLIARRIRDLGVYSELHPHTTTAEDIKKMNPKGIIFSGGPNSVYAEGSPACDEAIFDLGIPVLGICYGMQLMSHHFGGKVERASHREYGKAQITVTNTNKLYENLPEQQVVWMSHSDLVVAPPEGFVTDATSLSCPVAAMSDVSRQLYGVQFHPEVRHSEFGIEFLDNFVKSVCGCEGNWTMENWIEDEVQKIREVVGEKKVICAMSGGVDSSVVAVLVHKAIGDQLTCIFVDHGLLRKDEADQVMKTFSEGFNINIIKVDAKERFLSKLEGVSDPEKKRKIIGNEFIYVFDEEASNLQGIEFLAQGTLYTDIVESGTATAQTIKSHHNVGGLPEDMQFKLIEPLNTLFKDEVRKVGTELGIPEHIVWRQPFPGPGLGIRVLGAITEEKLEIVRESDAILREEILNAGLDRDVWQYFTVLPDIRSVGVMGDARTYDYTIGIRAVTSIDGMTSDWARIPFDVLEKISTRIVNEVNHINRVVYDITSKPPATIEWE; encoded by the coding sequence ATGAATGACTTGCACGTAATGAGCGAAATGATCGTAGTGTTGGATTTCGGCGGACAGTACAATCAGTTGATTGCACGCCGTATCCGTGATTTAGGAGTATACAGCGAGCTTCATCCGCATACAACAACTGCGGAAGATATAAAAAAGATGAATCCAAAGGGAATTATTTTCTCTGGAGGACCAAACTCTGTTTATGCAGAAGGTTCACCGGCTTGTGATGAAGCGATTTTTGACTTGGGCATCCCTGTGCTTGGTATCTGCTACGGTATGCAGCTTATGAGCCATCATTTTGGCGGGAAAGTTGAGCGTGCAAGCCACCGTGAATACGGAAAAGCTCAGATTACAGTTACAAATACAAACAAACTTTATGAAAACCTTCCCGAGCAGCAAGTCGTATGGATGAGCCATAGTGACCTTGTTGTTGCGCCGCCTGAAGGTTTTGTTACAGATGCAACAAGCCTGTCTTGCCCTGTAGCAGCAATGAGTGATGTTTCCCGCCAGCTATATGGCGTTCAGTTCCACCCGGAAGTTCGTCACTCAGAATTCGGTATCGAGTTCTTAGATAACTTTGTAAAGTCCGTTTGCGGCTGTGAAGGAAACTGGACGATGGAAAACTGGATCGAAGACGAAGTACAGAAGATCCGTGAAGTAGTGGGAGAGAAAAAAGTAATCTGCGCTATGTCAGGTGGAGTAGATTCTTCTGTAGTAGCCGTGCTTGTTCATAAGGCTATCGGTGATCAGCTGACATGTATCTTCGTAGATCATGGATTACTTCGTAAAGATGAAGCAGATCAAGTTATGAAAACATTCAGCGAAGGCTTTAACATCAACATCATCAAAGTTGATGCGAAGGAACGTTTCTTAAGCAAGCTTGAAGGTGTTTCTGATCCTGAGAAAAAGCGTAAGATCATCGGTAACGAATTCATCTACGTATTTGATGAAGAAGCATCCAACCTTCAAGGCATCGAGTTTCTGGCTCAAGGTACTCTTTACACTGATATCGTAGAGAGCGGAACTGCAACAGCTCAAACAATCAAGTCTCACCATAACGTTGGCGGACTACCTGAAGATATGCAGTTCAAGCTTATCGAACCTCTTAACACACTTTTCAAAGACGAAGTGCGTAAAGTAGGTACAGAGCTTGGTATTCCTGAACATATCGTATGGCGTCAGCCGTTCCCAGGCCCAGGTCTTGGAATCCGCGTTCTTGGAGCGATTACAGAAGAGAAGCTCGAAATCGTTCGTGAATCAGACGCGATCCTTCGTGAAGAAATCTTGAATGCTGGATTAGATCGTGATGTGTGGCAGTATTTCACGGTGTTGCCTGATATCCGAAGTGTTGGGGTAATGGGAGATGCTCGTACTTACGATTACACGATCGGTATCCGTGCTGTAACATCAATCGATGGAATGACATCTGACTGGGCTCGTATCCCGTTTGATGTATTAGAGAAAATTTCTACACGTATCGTAAACGAAGTAAATCACATCAACCGAGTAGTTTATGATATTACTTCTAAGCCGCCGGCAACGATCGAGTGGGAATAG